In Desulfuromonadales bacterium, the following are encoded in one genomic region:
- a CDS encoding prephenate dehydrogenase/arogenate dehydrogenase family protein gives MTDSSVDKLFIPRLAIIGVGLIGGSLALALKAAGAVGEVVGIGRGQANLEKALDLGVVDRITRDAAAGVRDADLVFLATPVLTLSEVAAAIAPHLKPGAILTDGGSVKGSVARAIEPLLPPGVHFVPGHPIAGTEKSGAEAAFATLYRRRRCILTPTDRTDRGALDLVRRVWETAGSEVVLMDVEKHDRVLAAISHLPHMVAYSLVNAVSTYDRYEENILEYSAGGFRDFTRIASSDPTMWRDIALTNRDALLEMMERFERFFAELKEDVRSGEGEKLFEFFLRSKESRDAIL, from the coding sequence ATGACCGACAGCAGCGTGGACAAACTCTTCATCCCTCGACTCGCGATCATCGGCGTCGGCCTGATCGGCGGCTCCCTGGCGCTGGCCCTCAAGGCGGCCGGCGCCGTTGGTGAGGTGGTCGGCATCGGCCGCGGCCAGGCCAATCTCGAGAAGGCCCTCGACCTCGGTGTGGTCGACCGGATCACCCGGGACGCCGCTGCCGGCGTGCGCGACGCCGACCTGGTTTTTCTGGCGACCCCGGTCCTCACGCTGTCTGAGGTGGCGGCGGCCATCGCGCCACACCTGAAGCCCGGGGCGATTCTGACCGACGGCGGCAGCGTCAAGGGGAGCGTGGCGCGCGCCATCGAACCGCTGCTGCCGCCCGGTGTTCATTTCGTTCCCGGCCACCCCATTGCCGGCACCGAAAAAAGCGGGGCCGAAGCCGCCTTCGCCACCCTCTATCGCAGGCGGCGCTGCATTCTCACCCCTACCGACAGGACCGACCGCGGCGCCCTCGATCTGGTGCGGCGGGTCTGGGAGACTGCCGGCAGCGAGGTGGTGCTGATGGATGTGGAAAAACACGACCGGGTGCTCGCCGCCATCAGCCACCTGCCGCACATGGTGGCCTATTCGCTGGTCAACGCGGTCAGCACCTACGATCGCTACGAAGAGAATATCCTCGAATATTCCGCCGGCGGGTTTCGCGATTTCACCCGTATCGCCTCCTCGGATCCGACCATGTGGCGGGACATCGCCCTGACCAATCGGGACGCCCTGCTGGAGATGATGGAGCGTTTCGAGCGGTTCTTCGCCGAGCTTAAGGAGGATGTTCGCAGCGGCGAAGGCGAGAAGCTGTTCGAGTTTTTCCTGCGCTCCAAGGAGAGCCGGGATGCGATTCTCTAG